The genomic stretch GCATGATCTTAAATTCTTCTGATTCCATCTTTTCTCTTTTCTAATACAAGTGTAACACTTTTTTGTAGTAGACAGAGTTTAGTTTACATACTCCAAAAATGATAAACAGCTGGTAACACGCGGTATAAAATATTGAGGCTTAAGTAGTAATTAAACACCACCCCCTAATAACCAGTCCTTTAACCATCACGAAGCCCCCAGCGATGCCTACTATCTGCCATACTCAACAATATAACCAAAAAAGCCCCGCTTCCGCAGGGCTTTTTAATCACATCAATTATTAAATCAATCAAATCATAGTGCCTTCAATTAGTTCATTTCAAGTTCTATATTCAAGTTAGTGCTCTCACCGTTGGCCACGGTTATAACTATCTCCTGTTTTTTAAATCCTATTTTCTCAACAACTACCCTATACATATTTTCAGGAAGTTTCGCTCGGAATTTTCCCTTATCCGCACTCTTCTTTACAATCGGTTTTACCTTTTCACCTCCAGCAGCCTTCATTGTTCCATTTGGCTCAGCATAAAACGTAAATGTTACCCCTTTCATAGGTTCGCCACTTCCGGCATTAATCACTCTTCCCAAAACCGAAGTTCCACCACCACCCGTTGCCGTTATCATACGGGCAGTTTTATACTGGCTGAAAAAATCTGGGTTCGTAATCTTAAATAGTTCAATATCCAAATCCAGTCGCGTGTTCAAAAGCGTATCTGATTCCTTAAAAAGATCCGAAAGGTTTTGTGTTGCCGTTTTTGTTTGCGATCTCGCAGCCTTTGGGTTGGCAAGTGTTGTAGTATAAGCCACTATTGCAGCTTGTAAGTCTGTAATCATATCAGCCGTAACGCCATAAGCCACAATGGCTGCAGCATGGGCATTTGCTCTGGCAAGTATCGTATTACAAATACCAATCACATCGGTATCTCTCGCCTTTTTCAAGTCCGATACCGTATATTTTATACTTTCAAGCAATTCAGGATTATTCTCAACATTAGCGTACGATTGTAGCCTATTTTCCACAAATAATGCTTTC from Williamwhitmania taraxaci encodes the following:
- a CDS encoding carboxypeptidase-like regulatory domain-containing protein; the encoded protein is MNTNQEDRFSMYYVVMNTCDKYKAVWETNAVFSATYNLWVAKIPLIEQNRDAQILETTGITTNKTARRATMTEKALFVENRLQSYANVENNPELLESIKYTVSDLKKARDTDVIGICNTILARANAHAAAIVAYGVTADMITDLQAAIVAYTTTLANPKAARSQTKTATQNLSDLFKESDTLLNTRLDLDIELFKITNPDFFSQYKTARMITATGGGGTSVLGRVINAGSGEPMKGVTFTFYAEPNGTMKAAGGEKVKPIVKKSADKGKFRAKLPENMYRVVVEKIGFKKQEIVITVANGESTNLNIELEMN